Genomic segment of Flavipsychrobacter sp.:
AAGTGGATGTAAACAATAGTTTCTGGTTATGATTAAATGTCGGGCTGTTTTTGGATTGGCAGCTCGGCATTATTCTTTGCCTTTTACCTCCTTATCGTAGATCTCATTAAGCTCCCCTATATAAGCCAATATCTCTTTCCGTCCTGTAAACTTTACGGCACTACTTACAAAGCTACGTGGTATAAACTCCCAGTCTTTACGCATTGTTTCAATGAAATGCTTTACATTTTTAGCAGTTTCCCTTTGCGTGCTTTTATCAGCTTTTGTAAAAATGATATTGAACGGCACCTGCCACTCTCCTAACTGTGCCAAAAACTCCAAGTCTATCTTCTGCGGTTTATGACGACTATCTATGAGTACAAATAGCGTCATTAGATTAGTACGCTGTTGCAAATAATTAGCGATCATTTTCTGAAAAGACGCACGATGCTTTTGCGACACTTTTGCATAGCCATAACCCGGCAGGTCTACCAGATACCAATTATCATTCACCAAAAAGTGGTTGATCATCTGTGTCTTACCCGGGCTGGAAGAGGTTTTAGCCAATTTGCTATGGTTGGTGAGCATATTGATAAGAGAAGACTTACCAACGTTTGACCTACCGATGAATGCATACTCTGCCCTATCAGGCTCGGGGCAGCTCTCCACTTTGGGGCTACTTATTAAATATTTTGCCGATTGTATATCCATTAACTGATGTTACCGTACTTTTGTGCCGATGCAGACTGAAAATCATACCAATACGTCCGCAAACGTATTGCCTAATGCTGATTCAAAATTAAGCAAGAAAGATCAAGTTGCCGACATGTTTAACAACATTGCGGGAAAGTACGACTTTCTGAATCATACTTTGTCTATGGGTATTGATAAGGGATGGCGCAAAAAAGCCATTGCTGCAATACAAGAAGTGAACCCCCAAAACATACTGGATGTAGCTACTGGCACAGGCGACCTTGCCATTGCTGCTGCTCGCCTAAACCCCGATAGCATAATAGGCGTGGACATTGCCGAGCAAATGTTGGAAGTAGGAAGAAAGAAACTCGTAGAACAACATTTAGACCAACTTATCTCATTAAGACTGGGCGATAGCGAACACCTACCCTTTGAAGACAACAGCTTCGACGCAATAACCTGCGCTTACGGTGTGCGCAACTTTGAAAACTTGGAAGCAGGCTTAAAGGATATGAACCGTGTGATGCGTACCGGAGGTAAAGTGGCTATTCTGGAGTTTTCCCGCCCTAAAACATTTCCTATAAAACAAGGGTATCATTTCTATTTCAAATATCTGCTACCTATGTTTGGTAAGATAGTTTCCAAGCATAGCTCTGCGTATAGTTACCTGCACGAGTCGGCTATGGCCTTCCCTGAAGGCAAAGACTTCTGCCAAATACTTGAACGTTGTGGGTATAAAGATGTAAAAGCTAGGCCGCTTACATTTGGCATAACAACACTATATACAGCTACGAAATAATGCTATGGCTAGCAAAAAGAAAACATGGGCTGAGAAGATGAAGCCCGGCGCAGAGCATAAAATAACAGTAAACGATAAAGACTTTGCTGATATTCCTGCTGGTCATTCTTTGCTCATACCCACACCAATTATAGTAGATAGCTACGTACGCGATATACCTGAGGGGACACAGACCAACATCAAACAAATGCGTAGTGACCTTGCAGCAGAGTATGGGTCGGAATATGCCTGCCCTGTAGTATCGGGCATCTGCTTGAGAATAGTGGCCGAAAATGCTTTTGAACAATTACAAAACGGGCAACCCTTGAGCCAAGTAGCTCCTTTTTGGCGTATGATAGACCTCAAGTCTCCTACGGCCAAAAAGCTGGCTTGCGGCATCGATTATTTAGCCGATTTGAGAAAAAATGAAGGATTACCCGTATAAATTTAGTCGTTACAGGATACTTTATTATTATTGTACATACTGTATCTTCGTATAGTACGTTATAGTAACCAATAATCATTCATGCGTTTACGCTTAGTTATACTTTTTCTAGTTAGCATTATAGGCCTGCAGTCGGCTAGTGGACAGACTATTCTAAACATGCCCGAACATGATCAAAAAGCCTATTACTTTGGTATCACCTTTGGTACCAACTTCTCTACTTATAAAATAAAGTATAGTGAATCGTTCACTAATGAAGACACTTTCAAATCCATACAACCTGGTTTTGGTCCGGGTTTCAACCTTGGTTTGATGGGAAACCTTAGGTTAACCAGCTTTATAGATGCCCGTTTTAACCCCACACTTATTTTTGCCGAAAAGCCAATGACCGTAAACATGAGAGGTTTCGACGGTTCTGACAGCTCTTCTTCAAAATCTATTGAGTCTATATACTTACACCTACCTTTTCAGCTAAAGTTCAAAAGCGACCGCATTAACAACTTTCGTTTTTATGGCTTAGCTGGCGTTAAGTTCGACTTCGACTTGGCGGCCAATGCTCGCTCTCGTAAAAAAGACGAGATACTAAAAGTCTCTGCCTTTGACTATGGGTATGAGCTAGGTGCAGGTTTTGAGTTCTACTACCCTAACTTCATTTTCTCTCCTGAGATCAAGTTGAGCCAAGGGTTGGGCAATGCCTTATTTAAAGACCCGCGCATACCATTGAGTAATGCCGTTAACGGACTATCAACCAGAATGATCGTTATCTCTATTCATATAGAGGGATAATACATTTCCCGATTCTGTAAGTAGTTTTCCCGATTCTTATGCTGACAGTTTGGTGACAAACCTACATTTGTACTCATAACTATTAATTATGAGCAAGAATTTTGTAGCCATTAACTATATCAGCTGTAACGATGATTACAGACCACGATTTGAAGAACTATTTGCTACCAGAGCAGGAGCAATAGATAAAATGCCAGGGTTTAAAGAGATGCATGTGCTTCGCCCTAATGACCAAGAAGATAAATATCTTATTGTTAGCTACTGGGAGACAGAAGATGCATTTAAAGATTGGACGAAGTCTGAAGCTTTTATCGAAGGTCATAAAAGAGGCTTTGCCGATTTGGCAAAAGCTAAAGCGGAAGGGAAACCAGCCCCTATGAGCAGCGATTTTAAAACCTATAAAATCATTGCTAACTAATGGAAGCCATCGCTATGAAGAAATCTAAAACCATGAAATGGCTAAAAAGAATTGGGATAGGGGGATTCCTTTTCTTTTTAGTCAAAGGTTTAGTTTGGCTAGCAATAGGTTACTTTATCATTAAATAAAGTAGCCTATTGCTACAGTTATATACAGATGTGTTCTAAGCCCTTTTTATCTGCAAGCGCCAATCATCTTTAAATCATAACAGCACATCAAGCCTTCTTCTACAAGCGCTCTTTGAGCTTGATAATCGCATTTCTTCTTAATGACGGGCATGTAACTCTTCTTTAGGGCATTGCAAATGAACAGATGCTGTATTTGCTTTTGAAATTGCTTTTCATTCATTAAGTCAATATAATTTAGGGCAATTGTATACATCTTAAATGTCTGTTGAATTGTTAGATATTATTGTAGAACAAGTTTAGCTCAAAAGCTGCCCAAAATACATGTGCATAAAAACAGTAATCGAGGGGGTATTTTTACCCCCATTCCTTTATATATTATTTTTGTTATTTATAAATTCGCGTAAAACATTCAAATATGCCTGTTAAAATCTCACCTATTACTGGAGGGAACTCCTCAGAGGTTATCACCTTAAACGAATATGAGCAAGGTCGTCTTCATTTCGACATGCACTATTTTAAATCAGCCGATGCGCTACCATTTGAAGGAAAGGACTTCAATGTGCTATGGGATGACCTTAGTAATGCCGTAAGCCAATTCACAACTATGTATGCTGTGCCTGCAAGTGATGTAGCCTTACGTTTTGTTCATTGCTTCGACATTGGAACCAACGAACTGTACTTGCGTTTGCAAATATGTACGATGGATCCTCCCATTATGAAACTAGATCATCAATTTTACCCGCTCAACACTACTAATGAAGCGTGGTATGAGATCAGACAAGGAGTATTTGCCCCTACTCCTGACAAAACACTATTGGGCACAGAGTATTTCGACAGATTCTACTACAAAGCTCCTAATAGTGAAGTATTGGAACGACTGGCAGATGGCGGCTTGGAAAAATATGTAAGAAACCTAGTGCTACCTTGGGAGATTGAAATAGAACGAATGTATTTAGACAACGGTAGCCCAGTAGGTG
This window contains:
- the yihA gene encoding ribosome biogenesis GTP-binding protein YihA/YsxC — translated: MDIQSAKYLISSPKVESCPEPDRAEYAFIGRSNVGKSSLINMLTNHSKLAKTSSSPGKTQMINHFLVNDNWYLVDLPGYGYAKVSQKHRASFQKMIANYLQQRTNLMTLFVLIDSRHKPQKIDLEFLAQLGEWQVPFNIIFTKADKSTQRETAKNVKHFIETMRKDWEFIPRSFVSSAVKFTGRKEILAYIGELNEIYDKEVKGKE
- the ubiE gene encoding bifunctional demethylmenaquinone methyltransferase/2-methoxy-6-polyprenyl-1,4-benzoquinol methylase UbiE encodes the protein MQTENHTNTSANVLPNADSKLSKKDQVADMFNNIAGKYDFLNHTLSMGIDKGWRKKAIAAIQEVNPQNILDVATGTGDLAIAAARLNPDSIIGVDIAEQMLEVGRKKLVEQHLDQLISLRLGDSEHLPFEDNSFDAITCAYGVRNFENLEAGLKDMNRVMRTGGKVAILEFSRPKTFPIKQGYHFYFKYLLPMFGKIVSKHSSAYSYLHESAMAFPEGKDFCQILERCGYKDVKARPLTFGITTLYTATK
- a CDS encoding porin family protein, whose protein sequence is MRLRLVILFLVSIIGLQSASGQTILNMPEHDQKAYYFGITFGTNFSTYKIKYSESFTNEDTFKSIQPGFGPGFNLGLMGNLRLTSFIDARFNPTLIFAEKPMTVNMRGFDGSDSSSSKSIESIYLHLPFQLKFKSDRINNFRFYGLAGVKFDFDLAANARSRKKDEILKVSAFDYGYELGAGFEFYYPNFIFSPEIKLSQGLGNALFKDPRIPLSNAVNGLSTRMIVISIHIEG
- a CDS encoding antibiotic biosynthesis monooxygenase, whose product is MSKNFVAINYISCNDDYRPRFEELFATRAGAIDKMPGFKEMHVLRPNDQEDKYLIVSYWETEDAFKDWTKSEAFIEGHKRGFADLAKAKAEGKPAPMSSDFKTYKIIAN